Below is a window of Syngnathus acus chromosome 8, fSynAcu1.2, whole genome shotgun sequence DNA.
GGACGCCGATGTAGGTCAGTCCTGGAATGTGCTCTTGAGCAGAAAACCACCTCAACCTTCCCGCCGAAGGCCAACTTCCTTAACCTCCCACTAACCCTCACCCGCCAGTTCCCTTCGTGGAGTCTCCAAAGTACGCCCCCCAGAGGCGCGAGAGCACGCACACCCTGACGCTGCCTCACCCTCACCCGTTCCTGCGCGCCAACAGTGACAACAGCATGAACTTGCCCGAGTGGATGGCCGTGCCCAACTCGCTGAGCACCAACATCGTCTCTGTGCAGGTACCGCTGCAAAAACGTTTTGCTCCTCGGACCTCAAATGCAAGATGTCCCAAGAGACTGATTGCCATCTTCCCTTTTTAGGGATTCAAACACACAGGAACCATTCGCAGCTCCAGCAGTCCCCGCGGGGCCAGGACGCGGTCTCCGTCCCGAGGCAGGATGGGGGACAAGGACGACCGTAGCCGGCAGCAGAGTCGCAAACAAGGGTGAGCAGAGAACCACtgcttttaatttcatttcaatcgTAACCTCCGAGGTCTGTCACGAGTCAGCCCACTTTGCATTGTGTATCAAATTCCGTCAGGCCCGCCACTGCCCCGGCCGCCACCGGCACAGCCAGCACGCAGACGGCGGGCCAGCGCCGGCGCTTATACAGCGCCGTGCCGGGACGCGTCTTTGTGGCCACGCGGGCGCACTCGGCCCAGGGCGAGCGGGAAATCAGCTTTGGCAAGGGCGACAGGGTCAAAGGTGAGCAAAGAGGCCCGACCCGTCGGCGCTgagatggtgtgtgtgtgtgtgatgtgcggctcttgtgtgtgttggctAGTGTTGAGCGTGGGCGAAGGAGGCTACTGGGAGGGGACGGTCCGCGGTCGCACCGGCTGGTTCCCCTCCGACTGTGTGGAGGAAGTCTTGCTCCGAAGTCAAGAAGGCAAATCtggtcagtttttttttttttttgtttgaatcatTTTCTATAGCTTCACATGTAAAGTCCAAGCCTAATTTTTAATGATTGTGATTCCAGAGAGCCGCGGGGAGCGCGCCAAGCGTTTGTTCCGACACTACACGGTGGGCTCCTACGACAGCTTTGACGCTCCCAGGTAAGAAAACGTCTCCACTGTGCCACCTACAGTTTCATTCACAGCTACGCTTTGTCGTCGAGCGTGCGTGTTGGTGTGTTTGGACGTAGCACATGCTGAGTCACTCTGCCTCCGTCTTTGTTGTGACTGCGATGTGTTGTGACCGCGAGACACAGTTTCCCTGGAGGAGGACCAGCGTGATGGGGCGGGGGTTGTGtgtgagggggcggggggtgttACAGCATGCCAGCTGTTCACTTCATTTCAGGTGACTCATACATCTGCACACTCATTTTGAAGTGGAACACTTCAGGTGCTGCTTAATTGTCCCCTAAAATGACCCATTAGACGCTAACTGATGCTAAGCTACTGCGAATATggtagcatttttttattgatactTTGACTGGAGGGCAAGATGTAAAATGTGCCAGCCTGCAATCCTGTCATATGTTAGCAGAAATCTATTTATGATCTCCAACTCTTCTTTCAATCTGTgactcttcctcttctctggCCAAGCGTGTTCGTCTCTGGCGAAATCATATTTTATGGATTTTAAAATGCTTTTCGTCACGGTGGATAATTCAAGCGGTGGCTTTTAGTCGGGCACACCACACGGGTCAAATCCCCCAGTACGCTCTTGTCATCCGTGACCGTCGCAGCATCCCAccgttgttttttaatttagccGAGCAACCCCCCCACATTCACTTTTTAATTGTCCAGCCATCAGTCGCTCTGTCTCCCCTGTGGTGTCTCCATCTGGAGGCCACACGCTGAAGGGCAACCAAGGGgatagttgtttttttcaatgtaaatGTACCACGAAGCCCACTAGGAAAAAATAGtctgattcattttttttcccccagtttTTCTCTCATGTGAAGTTAAACCGATACTGACAGACAGGACGTATTGTACAACAGTCACGTCTTTGGCCTGCGGTTCAGGCTTTTATTGTTGGGAGTGGAAAGAACCAAGAAAgcctatttttcaaaataggtTATCTGCATTGTATTCTGCCAAATATCGGAGTCGGCATCGGGCTCAGAAAATCGAAATCCTACATCCAAGATCCAAATATATTCACAGTTAATAATCACCAGTGAGCTGCAAATGAGCAATTGAATGTGTATTGTTGTTGACCGTTCCCCGAGGAGTCCTTCGGTCCAACCCCCAACGAGCAAATGTCGTAAAGCAGCCGGAGCGCTGATGCGTCCTCGTCTGACCTGCCGCCGGGCCTCCAATGATGTCATGCGGAGGAGATGAACAGACGGCATGTCTTCATGCGTATAAGGGCTCGCTCCTCATCGCCAAACGGAATCGCCGGCCaccatgtttgtttgcatgttttggaGAAAGTCACGCactcgttttgtttttgttttcaaaaggtgAGCTTAAGTGCTAATGTTTGGACAAAACTGGGGATTTGCAGCCTCCGACGAGGAAGGTTGTCTCCAGTTGGTCGGCTCACGCCAAACAGCCGTCGGCCTTTACGACTTTGCTTTCTAGCGCTTGAAGACGATCTGGACGGACAGCTGTGTGAGGGCCAGGGGCGGGGTGAGGGCGGGGTGAGGGGGGGAGGCCATCTGGCGAGCCGGCACTTGTCCAACGTGCCCCACAGACCACTAGGCGTGTTTCAGTGCTCAACAACCGCCGAGTGAACCGATCTCACGATTGACCCTCTTGTCATCGCCACCGAGATCGGACACTTTGCGTgcgaaaatatgaaaaaaaatgaatggaacaGTGGAGCTCCACTCATTTGCAgggagcgggcgggcgggggttGGCCTAGCCAGCAAATCGTGAAAATCTACGCACAATCAAAGCCCACTTAAAtgcattggattttttttccaaatgcttCAAAAGATACTAATGAAGCGACAAGATGCCTTTCCCACTAAAAACGGAGGTTGGCCGGTAGCACAAAGCTCCGATATTGGTGCTGCATCCCAATTTATCCCGAGTGCCGGATTCGTTCCAAATTAGCCTTCAAAGATTTCCGTCGTCGTGCTGAGAGAGACGAAGAGACGCGTGCAGATGGAGCTTTGATATGACTTCATAGTCTAATTGTCATACCGCAGAGTCCTTGACGCTTGGAAGGAAACTGGCCAAGCacgtgtatgtgcgtgtgtgttttgtatgaaagccttgttgaaaatgtggtatGGGCCACAATACGGCCAGTGAACTGACCTCACTGTCTTTGAGCCAATCACGTCTCCAGATTTGGTGGTGTTGCATCATTGATGACTGAcagctgtcactcactcgGACTGTGTGGTGCAACGTATTTTATGAATGGGACTTGATGACAGAGAAGTGATTTTGGATGCATGTGCGCGTTTGCCAGTAGGCCCCGCCCCTTTCCTTGAAGAAAGCCACTCAGCTCTCTCCAAACATCTCCCTCCCCGTCCTTCCTTCCGCcgcctccctccatccctgtCGCATCCAACGCAGCTCCCGCTCGCCTCCCGTCTTTTTAAGCATGAAGGGGCTGGGGGAGTGCGGCCCTCTCCCACTcccgtcctcctcctcttcttcctcctttcctcctcctcctcctcctccttgccgGTCGCCTCTCGACACTGTCGAGAaggagagggaggggaggaaaTGGCGGCGGGGGCATGCGGCGAGGAGGATCTCTCCcgctccctctccctctcctcctcctggccGATGCTGGGCCCGATGAATCGGAGCATCTGGTTCATTTACAGGTATTTGGCCagccttttcctttttttttttttctttgcgagCACCACCTGCAGCCGCCTCCTCCCCATCCTTCCGTCGCCGTGGTAGCCGGAGGCGGGAGTCGTATGCCTCGGCGTTATGGCAGGCAGGATCGATTGGAACGACTTGACAGATGTTGCGGCGCCCGCATGTGTTttgcttgcgtgtgtgtgtgttgggggggggcatgtgTGCTCGCGTTTCACTGAGCGAACGTGTGTGTGAGCAGCACGTGCACTCTGGCGGTGTGTGGATTGATGGCATGTTGTGTGAGGTGGCGTTGTTGTCAGCGATGCGGTCAAAAGCGATCTGTCGGAGCTCCACCTTCCGTTCGTGCCCATTTCTGTCGGCTTCAATCCAGCAATTTTGTAAGCTTGAAcgtaaaaagtcacattttgggaGGGCATCTTATCTTAAAATTGATATTTTGACTTCTGAGCTTTGTACAGTCACTCGGCATCAATTTCCTTTGCTTCTGGATAATGTGTATGAAAAGTTAGCGCTGGTGTGTAATAATAACTCCTGCTTTGAGGTgtttcttggaaaaaaaaagcagcaaaccGGATGAAAATCCGCAGAGAGTAGACTTTGTGTAACTCAACCGCGCTGataaaagaaagcaaagccTTCAAACGTGTTTGACAAGGCACGCATTTCGCTCCCTGGTTACTCGTGATTTCggggtttttttggggtgacATAAAAAGCCCATTTTTGTGAGCCCAAAGATGACAGCACCATCAAAGGGTCTCATCAGATGCTTTGACGAGATTTTTTTACCAGCTTTCTACCAGCTCACTGTGGTGCTGTGAGTCCGGCAACCGAGCCGTTTGAAGTCTCGTTCTGGCCCCTTTCTGTTTACTTGCTACTGTGACCCCAAAAGTTGTAGCTTGCATTGCAACTAAACATCTCACCTGTCAGCGACTACATCATCAAGGAGAAGACGGTGCTTCTGCAGAAGAAAGACAGCGAGGGCTTCGGCTTTGTGCTGAGAGGTGCCAaaggtgagagagagagagagacagagaggagCGCGAGGCGACGTCAACAAGCGGGACCGCGTTGATTTCTTGTCATCTTCCAGCTCAGACCCCCATCGAGGAGTTCACCCCGACGCCCGCCTTCCCCGCCCTGCAGTACCTGGAGTCAGTGGATGAGGGCGGTGTCGCTTGGCGGGCCGGCCTTAGAATGGGCGACTTCCTCATCGAGGTAACCTGCGCTCATGACTCGTCTCgccttatttttgtttttttaattcagacCACGGCGTTTCAAGTCATCCATACCGGAGGGATATAGGAATGTTCTTGTGTTGCAGGTCAATGGTCAGAACGTGGTGAAGGTGGGTCACCGGCAGGTGGTCAACATGATCCGGCAGGGCGGCAACAGCCTGATGGTCAAGGTGGTCATGGTGACCCGCAACCCCGACATGGAGGAGGGCGCCCGCAAGAAAAGTAAGGAAGGGAAGGTGAGCGCGAGATGACAGGAGCCTCGTGAGTGACCTCTTGTGGCCGCCGGCGTGCTTGCCTTGCAGTCCCGCAGCAAAGCAAGAGGCTGAGCACACCCGCCATCGCTCTGCGATCCAAGTCCATGACGTCCGAGTTAGAGGAGATGGGTGAGGCTAGGCTACTTTTACTTTGTCATGTTGTGCTACATTctgcatcataaaaaaaattctgggctcaaatcaaagtcaaaatattgaaaatttcAAAAGCAAGAATGTTGTAGATGTTTTGCCCTTCCAGTCCTACATGGGGCAGCAATATTTATTGCGTAACAGTTTTCAAACGAACTAAAGAAGTTTGacaatttcttcttctttttatgtACCCTCACGATGCAATCGGAAAGTGGAAAGAGGTGcaagtttttatttgattgttctGACTTTGTGATTTGTGTTCCTTTGAAGTTTTGCATGCAAACGGAAAAGTGTCTCAGGATAACATTTGTTGTCATGTGCAAGATATCTTTGCACCCAAGTGCATGTCCCGCTGCAGGGAACGTTATTAGTATTCTGCATAACAATGCTGTCATGCTCCCGCCAAAGACGAGTGTCCTTTTTGTCCTCCTCGCAGCTGCCACcccgtggaaaaaaaagtcaggtaaTCTCTCCCATCCACTATTTGGTTGCTTTCATCCTGCGCTTGTGTGCGCTCACTGCTCgcctttttcctcctttcagAACTGGAATCGTCCCAAGTGGCTGAGAAGAAGCGGACCGTCTATCAGATGGCTCTGAGTAAGGACGCCTCGTCATGGCCATCTTTTTCCGCCTTCCTCGTCCCGTCCTTTTTCCCCGTTTTGCCATTTTGTGTGGCTGTTGTCCCCTTTTTTCCTGTTTCATTATGGTGTGTGTTGCCTCCTCTTCCatccttcctttctttcccTCCTCTTTCCTTGCTCTTACTCTCAGATAAATTAGATGAAATTCTTGCAGCGGCTCAGCAGACAATCAGCACCAACGAGGCGGCGGGGACGCGGGGACAGGGGCCCAAACGGGACAGAGGGCGGACTTTCTATAGCAACgaggtgcgtgcgtgtgtcctTCCTTCTTTGGTACCGGTCCAACACTGCTTtagatttcacttttttgttctTCAATCAAGGTAcctgtcattttcaaaaccTACTTTTGACCCTGTGTGTTTAAGCTACATACGCTAGTTTGTGTAATGAAatgactgtctgctgtttcAGCCAAACTACGCGGACCAGGCCGGCCCCGCATCATCCGGCCTGGTCCTGGCCTACGAGCGGGGCCACTACGCCTCGCCTCACGGCCCCCCGCATGGTATGCTGCGGCAGAAATCCATTGGTGAGGTGGTTTGTTTCTTCtacccgtccgtccgtccttcAGTGCGTCCGCCTATCTGTCTGTCCTCCAGACCCGCTGGTCTGTGCtggtctgtgtgtctgtggcccttccgtgtgtgtgtgtgggaggccACTGTTGTGTCGCTCTCATGTGCCTGTGCTGTAAACATTCTAATTATGATTATGAAGGTGTGCCTACTCTCACTTGAGAAATAACAACAAACGTTGTTGTTGAGTTGCCGGGTGTAATTTATTCTTGCAAATATAAATTAGTCATTAGAATGAGTAACATTACAATTTCAAGATAGGTATGTGGTCACTTGTTCAATGATTTATTTCCACTAAAGGAGTCACAAAGTTTCACATtcagtctttttattttaccgGTGACTAACTGGCTTGAGGACAGACTTGGCGGCGGGTAGACGGGCAGGTAGCTAGAGACAGGCATCCTCAGCTTTCCTGTGCTTTCTTGTCACCAGTCAAATTCAACTTTTGGTTGTGTCCTCCTTTGTGCTTCCAGGAGTGCCCGAGGAGGAGAAGCAGTTCCTGCATCCCCCGGGTATGAAGTTTGCCCGAAGTCTGTCAGTGCCTGGCCCGGATGAAATCCCGCCACCCCCAACCACTgcaccaccggaccctcccTATTCCTCCGCGCCGCCCTTTGGTTGGAGAGCCAAGGCCTCCCAGCAGCCCTCGGTCTCCGTGTCGCAGTCCATGGTGGCTTCCTCGTACTACCAGCCCTACTCGCAGGCAGTACACTTAACCCAACTGGGCAGGGAGAGGACAGGCGGCACAGCAGTGGACTACTCAACTTTCTATTCCCATGTGGGCACACACACTGCCCAAAGCAGGACTGCTACGCGTAAGGTTGCCAATACTGGAGAGCCTctcggtggtggtggtggcgtcAAAGCGGCTGGTCTTCGGAGGGGCTACAGCAGCGCCATCCCCCCATCCAGCATTGCGACAGTCATGCCGCAGCAACAGCAGACGGGTCAACCGCAACGGCTAGAGCGCAGCGCAACAGGAGCAGGGGGTCCTAAAGGTGGCGCTCGGAGAGGCAAGGGTCCCCTGGTGAAACAATCCAAGGTGGAGGACCTGCGAGCAGCCCAGGGCACACTCGCGGGCAAAGTGGAAAAGAGCTCCATCCCCATCCCCACTATCATCGTCAAGGCCCCGTCCACCAGCAGCAGCGGGCGTAGCAGCCAGGGCAGCAGCGTGGAGGCCGACACACCCGCTCCAGGGGAGGCGGATGAATCCAAAGCTCATCATGGTCCTCCTTCTCGTACCCCTGCCTCACAGCCCCCTGCGCCTCCCTCCATTCCAGCGCCGCCACCGCCATCGCTGCCGTCCATGCGAGCCCAGGATGGGCTGGACTTTACCAGCCAGTTTGGGGCAGCCGTCGTTGGTGCGGCTCGTCGGGACCGCGAACGCTTTCACGAAGCCCGCAGGAAGAGCGCCTCCCTATTCATGTCCGCAGACGAAGACATGGGTCTGGGTAGTGACAGCATGGGAGGACTAACGCGGGCTCACCTGTCGCAGCAGCAGCTCAACACACAAACTGAAAGTTCAAACTCCAAGCTTCGGCCTTCAAAGTCCATTGACGATGGCATGTTCTCCGGGGACACCTTCATCCACCACACCCGCAGCATGCCTCCAGCCTTTGGACTACCGGAATACTCTTCGCCCGCCCTGGACTATCAGCCCAAGTCTGTTCCTGCCGACCTGTACACCGCTGCAGGCAGACAGCCCGCCCCGTCTTCCACTTTCATTCACCCGCTGACAGGAAAAGCTCTGGATCCCACGTCGCCTCTCGGGCTCGCCCTGGCAGCCAGAGAGCGCGCCCTACGAGACGACAGTCGGTTGAGAAGGGGCCCGGAGCGCCCCTTCATCCGCCAGATGTCCAGCGTAGTCTTCCCTTCGTCTACTGTCACCTCGCAGCCGGTCTCGTCCTCCGCCCAGTCCTCCAGCTCCTACTTAGTTACTTCCTCTTCGCTGGCTGCCACCACTCCTTCCGTTGGACGTCCACCCTCACCGAGAATCCTCAGAGGGGGCGTGTGGGCCGAGGAGGGGGGCGGAGGTGTTGAAAGAGAACGGGAAGCGGGCGGCACTCGCGAGGGGCTCAGAGTTCGCTTCTCGGAGGACAAAACGGTCCACACACACCCGTACCAGTCCCAAGGGTATCAGCCCAGCTTCAAGGAGAGAGAGCGGGAGCGGTCGAGGGAGCGAGAGAGGGAGGCCTCTCGGGAACAACAGCGGGAGAAAGAGCAGGAAGTCTACATGAGGAGGGCGGAACAGGCCGCTAATGAGCAGGCATCCCAGCAGCCTCGGCGGCCCTCATTCCTCAGGATGGAGAGTCAAGCCGACGCTTACATCTCGTCCCGCACCACGACCTCCACTTTACCAACCAGTACTCAGCAGACGAACGGTTCTTCTGGGAACACCGGGTCTGGCCTGATGGTTCTTCCGCCGCCCGCCCCGTCGGTAGATGCAGATGATGAATTTGTCTACGCAGACCCCCTCCCACCGCCGTTAGAGTTTGCCAACAGCTTCGATAGGGGATACTCGCAACGCCGGCTTCTCCCCAACATAAGCCAACAGAAGGCAccgcctcctccacctcccccACCACCGCCACCGCCTCCACCTGTCCAAAAAGAACTATTTGGAAGTGCGTTTCCCACTCACACGCCCCTGCCGTCGCCCCAGGCGGGCGACTCCACCGCCTCTAGCCTCACGTCTTATGACAGCGAGGTAGCTAATCTGACCCAATCGG
It encodes the following:
- the shank1 gene encoding SH3 and multiple ankyrin repeat domains protein 1; the protein is MTMPFSPLTSDEEHQRMLGNSRHPYPGAEDEEEEEEEEEEEEMEEDERDEDGEEENGELEDEVEVRRGGGRGEGPRQSGKGAGRAGNPGHASNPYSANPPHQQLANQQQRRQKERTSGSGPPPPEDAHIAMMVFRIGIPDIKQTKCLRFNPDATVWKAKQQVLCSLTESLRDVLNYGLFQPATDGHDAKFLEEERLLKEYPQSFEKGVPYLEFRYKTRVYKQTNLDEKQLAKLHTKASLKKFMDYIQTNGVDKMSKFLDKGLDPNYQDTDTGETPLSLAVQCEPGGGEPIRVLVDGGAHIDFRAKDGLTPLHKAVRGHRHIALLVLLSLGASPDYKDRRGLTPLYHTVLTGGDTSCCETLLYHHAKLGIRDENGWDETHQACQNGNSQHLEHLLFYGADSTSQNASGNTALHLCALYNKESCARILLYRGANKETKNNSGQTPFQVAVMSGHFELGEIIKNHRDADVVPFVESPKYAPQRRESTHTLTLPHPHPFLRANSDNSMNLPEWMAVPNSLSTNIVSVQGFKHTGTIRSSSSPRGARTRSPSRGRMGDKDDRSRQQSRKQGPATAPAATGTASTQTAGQRRRLYSAVPGRVFVATRAHSAQGEREISFGKGDRVKVLSVGEGGYWEGTVRGRTGWFPSDCVEEVLLRSQEGKSESRGERAKRLFRHYTVGSYDSFDAPSDYIIKEKTVLLQKKDSEGFGFVLRGAKAQTPIEEFTPTPAFPALQYLESVDEGGVAWRAGLRMGDFLIEVNGQNVVKVGHRQVVNMIRQGGNSLMVKVVMVTRNPDMEEGARKKIPQQSKRLSTPAIALRSKSMTSELEEMVERAATPWKKKSELESSQVAEKKRTVYQMALNKLDEILAAAQQTISTNEAAGTRGQGPKRDRGRTFYSNEPNYADQAGPASSGLVLAYERGHYASPHGPPHGMLRQKSIGVPEEEKQFLHPPGMKFARSLSVPGPDEIPPPPTTAPPDPPYSSAPPFGWRAKASQQPSVSVSQSMVASSYYQPYSQAVHLTQLGRERTGGTAVDYSTFYSHVGTHTAQSRTATRKVANTGEPLGGGGGVKAAGLRRGYSSAIPPSSIATVMPQQQQTGQPQRLERSATGAGGPKGGARRGKGPLVKQSKVEDLRAAQGTLAGKVEKSSIPIPTIIVKAPSTSSSGRSSQGSSVEADTPAPGEADESKAHHGPPSRTPASQPPAPPSIPAPPPPSLPSMRAQDGLDFTSQFGAAVVGAARRDRERFHEARRKSASLFMSADEDMGLGSDSMGGLTRAHLSQQQLNTQTESSNSKLRPSKSIDDGMFSGDTFIHHTRSMPPAFGLPEYSSPALDYQPKSVPADLYTAAGRQPAPSSTFIHPLTGKALDPTSPLGLALAARERALRDDSRLRRGPERPFIRQMSSVVFPSSTVTSQPVSSSAQSSSSYLVTSSSLAATTPSVGRPPSPRILRGGVWAEEGGGGVEREREAGGTREGLRVRFSEDKTVHTHPYQSQGYQPSFKERERERSREREREASREQQREKEQEVYMRRAEQAANEQASQQPRRPSFLRMESQADAYISSRTTTSTLPTSTQQTNGSSGNTGSGLMVLPPPAPSVDADDEFVYADPLPPPLEFANSFDRGYSQRRLLPNISQQKAPPPPPPPPPPPPPPVQKELFGSAFPTHTPLPSPQAGDSTASSLTSYDSEVANLTQSAHSPSQTSPNPPPRHSPSILQPTSTSGPPPAVSPPPGAYHRPLSVSHPHHLYNSTHAPGRSSPTPPLTVTPPPAYRGPPALSSTAATSAPLRGTTSFATTTSCATTTAAAATTTSTSTQLYHERTHATYTTPIQSTHHRTGERHRPPPAAKKGESQETVVDSGIEELDSRSSSDHHLDSILANVRADRLERGERVGSRLAGGTAESGERGDFLESYMSYLDGQTFEMQNATAAASTYPKSSRFREGSRGGELHRQTSTAPASFHSRRRRDEHEREEQEGEEGATTEDESGQDGYAMREMQNLGRPSSPYFERPRTPEMKPLWGEGQMGGETGGQFRALLEGKKIYPPASSMKPNMINELNSKLHQRTKDNWSNQRPLSRHRFSEDSVSALSPPSARSQSPSPISLSQPSLCPSPTPTSQYPDWGRSPSPQPTAPSQPPRSHSPLSPTSYSPYPTSPKHRPVYRTKALEFQFIPNRESRKDPHMLQRRRAPSPLISPSERPKLGPPRPSSLPLLPTSPLYSAMYDLRGSITPPSHGNTLGDPYFSPSPPLFAPSGAPPPPNSTLVVSRSLSPTHFLSGTSSPPLHPPTCLSYPHLPPPTPTKPFASKPLPYWTKYDVADWLGYLNLAEHRERFLDNEIDGTHLPSLTKDDYLDLGVTRVGHRMNIERALRSMIDRLSSSHFPMSVLSPRDEGRMDDGSHS